CAGGTCCTCGGGCCGGGGAACCACGCTCCAGCGGGCCAGGACGAGGAGCTCGGCCCCGTCACCGAGGCTCACCGTGCGCGCGCCTTCCGTGATCTCGTAGAACCCCAGCAGAGGGAGCAGGCGCCCCAGCCGGGTCTCGGGATCCGGATCCACCCCCTGCACCACCCGGTATCCCCACGCCGTCTCGACCTCCCGGGCCAGGGCAGGGGCCAGGCGCCTGGCCGGATCCAGGAGCACCCGCCTCCCCGACGGGCCGGTCACCAGCGGGAAGTCGGCCGCGGGCAGCCTCAGGGTGCGGCCCCGGCCCAGGGGAAGAAACGTCTCGCCGGTGTCGGTCACCCGGCACCCCAGGGCTTCGAGGGTGCGGAGAATCGAGGCGTGGAACGCCGGGACCTCGAAGGGGGGAGGGGTCCGGGCCCCGGAGGCACGGACCAGGTCGGGGGGGATCCGGAGGCGCTGGCCCACGTACAACCGGTTGAGGTCCCGGATGCGCGGGTTCGCCCGGGCCACCGCTGCCAGCGCCTGGGGCATCCGGTCCCGGGTCACCCCGTAGCGGCTCTTCAGGATCTTCCAGACGCTGTCCCCCGGTCGGACCGTGTACGCCTCGGCCGCCGCCGCGTTCTCGGCGCTTTGGATGCGCTCCTCGATCTTGAACGGCACCTTCACGGTCTGCCCCGGCCGGAGGCGGTCGGGGTCCACGCCGGGGTTGAGCTCCCGGAAGGCGGCCACGAAGGCGGCCATGGCCTCCGGGTCCACCCGGTACTCCTTGCGGAGGATCTTCCAGAGGCTCTCCCCCGGCCGGATCCTCCGGGTCTCGGAGAACACCGACCGGTTGCCCCTGCGTTCCACCGACAGGGTGCGTTGGAGCCGGATGGTGGTGCCCGGCGCCGGGGGCGCCTCCTCCGCGGCCGCGGCCGACACCGCCAGCGCGAGCGCCGTGAGCCAGCCGGCCCACCGGAGCCTCACCGGCCCAGTACCCCCAGGAAACATGGGCCCCCGATCCACAGGTCGTCCTCGAACTTCTCAATGTTCGCCCACGAGGCCGACACCGCCAGCGTTCGCTCGACGCCCAGCGCGTCGGTGAACGTGTAGGAGACGGCGACGGGGACGCCGTCGGCCGTGCTCTGGACCGGGAACACCGTGTCCGACGTGGACTCGCCCAGGGTGAACCCGAAGGTCAGGGTGAACCGCCCCGTGTCCCCGTCCTCGGCCACCTCCAGTTGCCGCGCGGTGGACCCCACCGTGACCTCGAGGGTCGTCACCTCGTCCGGGACCCCGTTTCCCTCGAACCCCGGCAGGTCCTCGAGGGTCACGACGGCCCGGGCGTCCTCGCCCACGAAGCGGGTGGCCGAGATCGTAAGCAGCCGCACCAGGATGCCCCTCACCCCCTCGTCCGTGCCCATCCAGACGTTGCCCGAGGGGTCCACCGTGATCCGGTCCACCCGGTCGAACCGGGAGGACTCCTCCTGGGCCCAGCACCCCTGGCCCGGGAGGTCCGTTTCCGAGCACTCGGTGCCCTGCAGGGAGCCGTCCGGCCCCGGGGTCTGGAAGTATGCCCCCTGGTCCGTGGCCACCCACACCGTGCCGTCGAACGGATCCACCGCCACGTCCCGGAGGGTTCGGTTCACGGGGAACGAAAAACCGTCCGGCTGCGAGCCCGCCGGATCGGAACCCTGCAGGGTCTGGGCGGGGTATCGCAGGAGATCCGCCGTGCCGCTGCTCGGGGTTCCCACGACCCACAGGTCGCCCGTGAGACGGGAGAACGCCATGCCTCCCAGCGCCGAGAGGGTAGGGTCCACCAGGCGGGTGGCCGACGGGTCGCCGAGCCGGACCAGGTACAGGCGGGCGTCTCCCGAATCGAAGAACACCACGGCGGGGTCGTCGGCCCAGGGGGCCAATGCCAGGCGGGTGATCTCGTCGTCTTCTTGATAAACGGTGGTGTTCGGCTGGGGTGCGCCCCCGCCCAGGGCCCACGATCGGACCCCGGAGGGGGTCGCGGCCCACAGGGTGCTGCCGTCCGAGGCGAGGTCCAGGACGCCCAGGCCTCCCGTGTCCAGGGAGGACGGGGGTTTCGGGCTCAATCCCGTCTCGGACAGGACCCGGCCGTACTGGATGCCCCGGGTGTCTTGCGAAGCCCCGTTGAACCCGAGGAAGAAGTTCTCCCCTTCCTCCAGGGCGCCGAACGCCACCGCCCGGGCCGCGTCGTCGAGGAGGCCGTCCGAGTTCTTGTTCAGGGGAAAGAACGACGCCAGCCGATCCCCCACGAGCGCCGCCACCCCCGTGTCGGCCGCGAACCAGACCCGGTTCGCCCCGTCCACCCCGATGGCGTGGATCCGGGAGGCGCTGCCGAGCTTGAGCGTGGAGAAACTGAGAAAGACCGATCGTTCGCACCGCCCCGTCCGGGGGGCCACGGCGCCGGCCACACAGACGGCCATGAGGAAGGACAAGACGCGCTTCATCAGGGTTCCTCCGTGGGAAAAGAGCCTTATAGCACGCCCTTTTCCGGGCCTTCAAGGAAGCCCCCTTCGGCCGCTGCGCGACCCTACAACGGAGAAGGGTAACGTGCGTTGGTCGGGGGCCGTTGCCGGCGGCGGGGCATGGGTTTCAGGAACCGGAGTTCAGCGGACAGGAGACAGGAAATCCTGAAAAGCAGTCTGGGTTCCCGGGGGATCCTCTCGGGGCACCGAAGAGCTTTCTCCCTGTCCACCGATTCTGAATTCTGGCCCCTGGACCCCATGCCCCCCGAGACCGTGAGGTGGCGCCAAAGAGGCGGGGCCATACTTGGAACACTCGGGAATCAAGTAGGTTTTCATGCATCCTAGCGTCCTAGCGGAAGTTACAAGGAAAGCCCGGCCGCTGGCATCCCCAGAGGGGCGGCTCTATACTGCGGCCATGCTGACGAGAACCCGATGGCGCGTGCAGGAGGTGCCGGCCGGCCCCGGGGAGGCCCGTGCCTGCTGGGAGGCCGCGGCCCGGGCCGGTGCGGTCGGTGCCGTGACCTCGTGGGGAGCGGGGATCCCCGGCCGGACCTTTCTGCGCATCTACTGGGAGGTGACGCCGGGCGCCCCGGCTCCCCCCGAAGGGGAGGACCTGGAGGAGGAGAACTGGACCCCCTACTGGCGAGGGGCGCTGGAGCCGGTGGCCGTGAGCGCCCGCGTGTGGCTGGTGCCGGCCTGGGCGAGCCCCCCGCCGGAGGCCCGGGGGACCGTGTTGCGGATCGACCCCGGCATGGCCTTCGGCGCCGGGGATCACCCCACCACCCGGCTTTGTCTGCGGGTCGTGGAGGCCATGGCCGCCGGGGCCGGCGTGCCCACCCCGGTGCTGGACGTGGGAACCGGCACGGGCGTGTTGGCCCTGGCCGCCGCCGCCCTGGGGGCGGGGCGGGTGGACGCGCTGGACATCGATCCGTTCGGGTTCGCGGCCTGCCGCCGGAACGCCCGGAGAAATGGGCTGGACGGCCGGGTGCGGCCGCTGCTCCTCTCGCTGGACCTCGTGGACGGGGCGTATCCCTTGATCCTGGCCAATGTGGTCGCCGGGCAGCTGGAAGCCCTTGCCGGCCACCTGCGGCGTCTCCTCCGGCCGGGGGGGCGGCTCGTGGTCAGCGGGTTCCAGGCGGACGAGGAGCATCGGGTGGTGGAGGCGCTGGGTCTCGCCGTGGAGGAGAGGGCGGTGGAGGACGGGTGGCCCGCGCTCACCCTGGCGAAGGAGGCACCCTGATGGGACGGGTGATCCCGCTTCTGCCCCGGCGGCGGGTCGAGGCCGAGATGCTGCTGCGGGTGTACCGGGTGCTCTGCCCCCAGGTGGGCCCCGACCGGGCCCTCGCCGTGGTGGCCGCGGCGGTGGAGGGGGCGGCCGAGGCGGCCGGCAGGGAGTTCGCCCGGCAGGCTCCGGGGGGACCGTCGCTCGAGCACTTCGCCACCGTGCTCGATCGGTGGCGGGAGGGGGATGCCCTGGACGTCCGGGAGGTGCGGCTCGAGGAGGGGGTTCTGGCGTTCACCGTGACCCGGTGCCGGTACGCCGACCTCTACCGGTCGATGGGGTTGTCGGTGCCGCTGGCCCGGACCCTGTCGTGCGGCCGGGACGCGGCCTTCGCCCGGGGCTACCATGCGGGGCTCACCCTGGAGCGCCGGGGGACCATCGTGGAGGGCGCGGCCGCGTGCCGGTTCCGGTTCGTCTGGGAGGGGTGATCCCGCCTGCCGCCCCCCCCGTTTTTCCGAGGACCCGAGCCTGAGGAGGCAACCATGCAGTACGAGACCATCCTGTTCGAACGCCGCGACCGGGTCGGGGTGCTGACCCTGAACCGGCCCAAACAGATCAACGCGCTGAGCCTTCGGCTCATGAACGAGGTGCTCGATCTCCTGGCTCGGCTGGAGCAGGATCGGGACCTGGGCGCGGTCGTGATCCGGGGGGCGGGCAAGCACTTCTGCGCCGGCCATGACCTCTCCGAGATGACCGGGCGCGACGTGAAGGCCTACCGTGAGATCTTCGACACCTGCACCCGCATGATGAACGCGATCCAGGCCTTGCCCCAGCCGGTGATCGCCCAGGTCCAGGGCGTGGCCACGGCGGCCGGCTGCCAGTTGGTGGCCACCTGCGACCTGGCCGTGGCCGCCGAGGGGGCCCGCTTCGCCACCCCGGGGGTGAAGATCGGGCTGTTCTGCTCGACCCCGATGGTGGCGCTGAGCCGGGCCGTGGGCCGGAAGAAGGCGCTGGAGATGCTCCTGACCGGTGAGTTTCTGGACGCCGAGGAGGCCCGGCTGTTCGGCTTGGTGAACCGGGTGGTTCCGGCGGACCGTTTGGCCGACGAGACCCTGGCTCTGGCCCGCAAGGTGACGCAGGCCAGCCCCCTGACCCTGGGCATCGGCAAGCAGGCTTTCTACAACCAGATCGACCTGCCCCAGCCCCAGGCCTACGCCTACGCCAAGGAGGTGATGAGCCTGAACGCCTTGGCCGCCGACGCCCAGGAAGGGATGTGCGCGTTCCTGGAGAAACGGGATCCCCGGTGGACGGGACGGTGAGGACTCCGGCCTGGGAGCGGTGGAAACCCGCGGCCCCGGCCCGGGTCCACCTGCTCGCGGCGGCGCTGCTGTGGACCGGGGTCGGGGTGGGGCTCGGCACGGCAGGGGCCGTGTGGACCTTCGGCGTCGCGGGTGCATGGGGGTGGGCGCTGCTGCCGGCAGCCCTGGCGGTGGGGCTGCTCAAGGCCCGGGTGGCCCTGGAGCCGACGGCCCGTCGGAGCGCGGCTCGGATCCGGGCGCGGGGCGACGGCCGGTGCTTGGGAGGGTTCCTGTCGTGGCGGACCTGGCTGTTCGTCACGGCCATGATGGCCCTGGGGGCCGGGCTCCGGCGCAGCCCCCTGCCCCGGGGGGTGCTGGGGTTCGTGTACGTGGCCGTGGGGGCCGCCCTTCTCAGGGGCAGCCGGGTGTTTTGGGCCGAGGTGTCCCGGGGGGGCGGGTTCGTGAACCGGAGGGCGGACCGGGTTCTTTGACAGGCCTCCGGCGCCGGGTAGGCTGGGGAGGGACCTTCCCCCCTGCCGACCTGGAGGAACCCCCATGGCGCCGGAACCGGTCTGTTACCCAAGGGTGAAGAACGTGGGGCTGCGGGGCATCACCGTGGCCGACACCAAGGTCAGCTTCATCGACGGAACCCAGGGCATCCTGATCTACCGGGGGTACCGGATCGAGGATCTGGCCCGGCACAGCACCTACGAGGAGGTGGCCCACCTGCTGATCCACGGCCACCTGCCCACCGCGGCCGAGCTGGAGGCCTTCGAGCGCCGGCTGCGTACGGCCCGGGCCGTGCCGGCCGAGGTGTTGGAGAGCCTTCGGCTCCGGCCGGCCACGGCCACGGCCATGGACGTGCTCCAGGGGGCGGTGGCGTTCCTGGCCGACCACGACCCGGATCTGGGGGGTTCCGATCCGCAGGAGGTGCGGGCCCAGGCCGAACGCCTCACGGCGCGGCTGCCCGGGGTGGTGGCGGCCTGGGCACGGATCCGCGCCGGCGAGCCGGTGCCCGAGCCGCGGGACGACCTGGGGCACGCGGCCCACTTCCTCCACCAGCTCACCGGACGGGTGCCCGACCCGGAGGCGGCCCGTCTGTTCGACGTGTGCCTGCTGCTGCACGCGGACCACACCTTCAACGCCAGCACCTTCGCCGCCCGCGAGGTGGCCAGCACCCGGGCCCACCTCTACGCTGCGGTGGGGGCGGCGATCGGGGCCCTGTCCGGTGAGCTCCACGGCGGGGCGAACACCCGGGTGATGGCCATGCTCCGGGAGATCGGAACGGTGGACCGGGTGGAGGCCTACGTCACGGCCCGGCTCAACGCGGGGGACCGGGTCATGGGCATGGGTCACGCCGTGTACAAGACCCTGGACCCCCGGGCCCGGATCCTGAAGGAGATGGCCCTCGGCCTGGCCGAGCGCACGAGCGACCGCCACTGGCTCGACATCGCGGAGCGGGTCTGCGAGGTCACCCAGCGGGAGTTCCGGGCCCGCAAGGGGGCCGAGATCTACCCCAACGTGGATTTCTACTCCGCCCCGGTGTACCACCAGCTGGGAATCGACCCCGACCTGTTCACCCCCGTGTTCGCGCTGGGGCGGGTGGCGGGGTGGTGCGCCCACGTGATCGAGGAGAAGTTCGCCGAGGCCCAGGACAAACCGGCCCTGTACCGGCCCAAGGCCGAGTACGTGGGCGAGTACTGCGGCCCCCAGGGGTGCGTGTACGAGCCCATCGAGGCCCGGGGGAGGGGGGCATGAGCGTCCCCGACCGGCCCGAGGTGGTCTTCATCCCGGGCGACGGGATCGGCCCCGAGGTGATGTTCCCGGCCATCGAGGCCGTCGACGCCGCGGTGCGGGGGGCCTACGGCGGGGGCCGGGCCATCCGGTGGACCGAGGCGTGGGCCGGCAAGCGGGCCATGGCGGAGCACGGCTCCCCCCTGCCGGAGCCGACCCTGGCGGCGATCCGCCGGGCCCGGGTGGCCCTCAAGGGCCCCCTCGAGACGCCGGTGGGCGGCGGCATCCGCAGCCTGAACGTGGCCCTGCGCAAGATCCTCGATCTGTACGCCTGCGTGCGGCCGGTGCGGTACTACCCCGGGGTTCCCTCCCCCATGCGCCACCCGGAGCGGGTGGACCTGGTGCTCTTCCGGGAGAACACCGAGGACGTGTACGCCGGGTACGAGTGGCAGGAGGGCACGCCGGAGGCCCTGCGGGTGATCCGGTTCCTCAACCAGGAGATGGCCTGCTCGATCCCCGAGGACTCGGGGGTGGGGATCAAGCCGATGAGCGTCACCGGGTCCAAACGGCTGATCCGGATGGCGATCCGGTACGCCTTGGACCGGGGGCGCAGATCGGTCACCCTGGTCCACAAGGGCAACATCATGAAGTACACCGAGGGGGCGTTTCGGCGTTGGGGGTACGAGGTGGCGGCCCGGGAGTTCTCGGAGCACACGATCACCGAGGCCGAGCTGCGGGGCCGGGAGCACGGGTCCGACTACGACGGCGTGACCCCGCCGGGCGCGGTGGTGGTGAACGACCGGATCGCGGACGCGATGTTCCAGGAGCTGATCCTGCGGCCCGAGCGCTACGACGTGCTTGCGTTGTCGAACCTGAACGGCGACTACATGTCGGACGCGGCCGCGGCCCTGGTGGGGGGGCTGGGCCTAGCCCCGGGGGCGAACCTGGGGGACGAGTACGCCGTGTTCGAGGCCACCCACGGAACGGCCCCCGACATTGCGGGGCAGGGCCGGGCCAACCCGGGCAGCCTCATGCTGTCGGGCGCGATGATGCTCCGGCACCTGGGGTGGGAGGAGGCGGCGGACCGGCTCGAGGGGGCGGTGACCCGGGTGCTGGCGGCCCGCCGGTTGACCCCCGACCTGGCCCCCCAGGTGCCGGGGGCCGAGGAGCTCGACACGGCTGCGTTCGGAAGGGCCGTGGCCGCCGAGGCCGCGTAGCCCGGGCCCGCTTGACTTCCGTAGCCCCCTGTACTATGGTGCCGACGCGTAAAATTGTCTGATTTCGCTAGGTTTTTTTATCCCCCTCGAAAGGACCGGTGTTCACGGTGCCGGCGTTTTCCCGACTGCGGCAGGGGTCCGTCTGGGGGGTGCTGGGGCTCGTCGTGGCCTTGGCCCTCCCGGCTCGGGCCAAGGTGTACATCGACATCAACGCGCCCGCCCTGCGGCCGATCCCCGTGGCGATCCCGGTTTTGCGGAAGGAAGCGGGGGTGTCCGGCGAGCCCCACCGGGTCGTGGCGGAAGTCCTGCGTTGGGATCTGGGGTTCGCGGGCCTGTTCGACGTGGTGGATCCGCGGGCCTACCTGGAGGACCCCCAGCGGGCCCCCCTTCAGCCCGACGCGGCCGGGTTCGCCGACTGGATGGCGGTGGGCGCCGAGCTTCTGGTGAAGGGACGGGTGGCGGCCGCGGAGACCGGGGTCGCGGTGGACCTGTGGGCGTACGACGTGCTGCGCCGCCGGTTTCTGCTGGGCCGCCACTACGAGGGGCCGTCCGAGGCCGTTCGGTCCATGGCCCATCGGTTCGCCAACACCCTGCTGGAGGAGTTCACCGGCACCCCCGGTCCGTTCGGCACCCGGATCGCCTACGTGGCGGGGGCCGGACGGGCCAAGGAACTGGCCCTGGTGGACATGGACGGGGCCGGGCCGGTGCGGCTCACCCGAACCGGGTCCCTGAACCTCAACCCCTCGTGGGCCCGGGACGGCAAGTACCTGTACTACACCTCCTACGTCCTGGGGGGGCCGGACCTGTACCTGCTGGACCTCTCCCTGGGACGCTCCTGGGTGGTCTCCCGGCGGGAGGGAATCGATCTGGGGGGAAAGGACTCCCCGGACGGCAAGGAGATCCTCGTCACCCTGTCGGACAAGGGAAACCCCGAGATCTATCGTATGGACAAGGCCTCCCACCGGCTGGTGCGGCTGACCCGGAGCCGGGCCATCGACGTGGCGCCGGCGTGGTCTCCCGACGGAAGGCAGATCGCGTTCGTGTCGGACCGCATGGGGAACCCCCATATCTTCGTCATGAACCGGGACGGGGGCGACGTGCGGCGCCTCACCTTCGCGGGCACCCACAACGGCGACCCCGACTGGTCCCCCCGGGGGGATTGGATCGCGTACACGGGCAAGGACGAGCGGGGGGTGTTCCAGGTGTTCCTGGTGGACCCCCAGGGTCGGGAAACCCGGCAGTTGACGTTTGGGCCCCGGGACACCTACGATCCCTCCTGGTCCCCCGACGGCCGGTTTCTGGCGGTGACCTCGAACCGGGAAGGCGAAAAGGCGGTGTACGTGTTCCGGGTGGGCGGCCAGGAGTTCCGCCGGATCACCCCTCGAGGCGAGGTGGCCGAGCAGCCGGCTTGGGGGCCGGTGCTGCCGTAGGCCGCTGCCGACCGTTTCTCTCCGGGTCCGCCCCGGGCGGGCGAGGAGAGCGTTTCGTGTTTCGATGGAGACGAAAAGGAGGTTCGCGACATGAGGCCGAAAACGTTACGCTGGGCTGTGGTGGGGATGCTCCTGGCCGCGTTGGTCGTGGGAGGATGCGCCAAGAAACAGGTGCGCCAAGGAGGGGAGGAGACCCCCAAGGTCACGGTCACCCCCGAGAAGCCCACCCCGCCCCCGGCGGCCAAGGTGGTCGAGAAGCCCCAGGAGGCGCCGCCGCAGCCCTCGGAGCCCCCCCCGGGTGAGACGGGCGCGGTGGAGCCGGCTCCCAAGGAGCCGGTGAAGGGGGCCGGCCTGGCCCGGGAGACCACCCCCGGCCTGGAGCGGATCCACTTCGACTTCGACAAGGCGGTGATCCGCCCAGACGCCCAGGAGATCCTCCGGAGGAACGCCGAGTTCCTCAAGGCGAACCCGGGGGTGCGCATCCGCATCGAGGGGCACTGCGACGAGCGGGGCACCACCGAGTACAACCTGGCCCTGGGCGAGCGCCGGGCCAAGGCCGCGTTCCAGTACCTGATGGACCTGGGGGTGGATCCCAATCGGATGAGCGTGGTGAGCTACGGCGAGGCGGTGCCCCTGGACCCCGGCCACAACGAGGAGGCCTGGGCCAAGAACCGCCGCGCCGAGTTCGTGGAAGTGGAACAGTAGATGCGCCACGGCTTTCTTTGGCGAAACCGAGTGGGCAGGACCGCGGCCGCGGTCCTGCCCGCGTTGATTCTCGCGGGGGGCTGCGCCCAGCTGCCCACCCGGGCCGATCAGGTTCGGCAGGAGCAGCGGATCGCGTCGCTGGAGGAGCGGCTGCTCCGGCTCGAGCGGGCCGTGGACGAGGCTCGGGCCGCGCCGGCCCAGAGCTCCGTGCCCGACTACGGCCCCCGGCTCGCCCAGCTGGGTCAGCAGGTGGAGGCCCTGGACGAGCAGGTCCGCCAGCTGCTGGGGCGGGTGGACGCCCTGGAGCGCCGGCCGCAGCCCAAGGGAGACACCTCCCGGGTCGAGGCGTTGGAACGCCGGGTCCAGGAGATCGCCACCCGGCTGGCTGCCGTTGAGGCGAGGCCGGCCGCGCCGGCGCCCCCGGCGGGGAAGCAGGCCGAGCCCCCTTCCCCGCGGCCCGCGGCGACCCCGGCCCCCCCCGCCGCTCCCAAGGCCACGGCCCAGGACCTCTACGACCGCGCCTACGCCCTGTACAAGCAGGGAAAGCATGCCGAGGCCCGGGAGGCGTTCCAGCGGTTCATCTCGCTCTACCCCAAGACGGATCTGACGGACAACGCCTACTTCTGGATCGGTGAGAGCTACTACGACCAGCGGCAGTACGAGAAGGCGATCCTGGCCTACGACAAGGTGGTGCAGGAGTTCCCGCGGGGCGACAAGGTCCCCAGCGCCCTCTTGAAGCAGGCGTTCGCCTTCGACGCCATCGGCGACCCGGTGGACGCCCGGATCCTGCTCAAGAAGCTCCTCCGGGAACACCCGTCCTCGGAGCAGGCCGCGATCGCCCGGCGGAAACTGGAGATGTTGGGGGAGTAGGGTGACCTCCCGACGTCGGGCTCTCCTGGCGCTGCTCCGGGACGACGACGCCGACGTGCGCCGGACCGCTGCCGAGGCGTTGGATCGGCTGGATCTGCTGGAGGGCCTGCCCCAGGCGCTCCGGGCGATGGCTTCTGCCGAGCCTGGGGAATGGGTGGGGCTCCTGCGGGGGCTGGAGGGGGTTCGGGACGAGGCGGCCCTTCGGTTTTCCGTGCGGGCCCTGGGCCACGACGACGAGGGGGTCCGGCTGGCGGCCCTGGGGGTCCTGGAGGCCCACCGGGACTGGCGGATCACCCCGCGGGTGGTGGAGCGGCTGTCCGATCCCAGCCCGCTGGTCCGAGCCCGGGCGGCCGAGGTGCTGGGATCCCTGGGTGACCGCCGGGGAGGGCCGGCCCTCGAGCACCTGCTGGACGACCCGGATCCCGAGGTGCGGCGGGCGGCGGTTCAGGCCCTGGGGCTGCTGGGGCATCGGCCGGCCGAGCCTCGGGTGGTGGCCATGGCCCGGGATCCGGCCGCGCCGGTGCGGGCCGCGGCAGCCGACGCCCTGGGCCGGCTGGGGGTCACGGCCGACGCGACAGGACCTCGTGGGGGTTGATGCCGTGGACCAGGGGATCCACCCACCGGAGCACCTCCCGGCCCGTGACCACCCGTAGGGGCTGCTCCTCCGGCGGCAGGCGCCGCCCCGTCGGATCCACGACCACCCGCACCTCCCCGATCTCCCCGTCACCTGCCAAGCGGGTCACCACCCCCACCTCCCCGGACGCCAACCGCACGGCCGACCCCACGGGCACGGTGCCCACCACCTGGCGGAACACCTCGGCGGCCTGCGGGTCGAACGACTTGCCGGCCTGCCACAGGACCTGGGCCACGGCCTCGGGCAGTGACAGGGGCCGGCTGTAGGGACGGTGGGTGGTCATGGCGTCGAAGGCATCCACCACGGTCACCAGCGAGCTGAGCTCGGCCGGTCGGTACCCGGCCGGCCGCTCCGGATACCCCCCCCCGTCGTAGAGCATGTGGTGTTCGTAGACGAGACGGTCGGCCGTGGTGGGGATCCCGGCCATGGCCTCCAGGATCTCCCGTCCCAGCGTCGGGTGGCGGCGCATGGCGGCCCACTCCCCCTCGTTGAGACGGCCGGGCTTGCGGACGATCTCCGGAGGGGTGCGGGTCTTGCCGATGTCGTGGAGCAGGGCGCCCACCCCGAGGACCTCCAGGGTGTCGGGGGGCAGCTCGAGGTGCTGCCCCAACGACAGGGCCAGGAGGCACACGTTCACGCTGTGGTGGAACGTGTACCGGTCGTAGCTCTTGAGCAGGGCGAGGCCCTTGGCGACCCCGGGGTCCTCGTCGAGGATCTCGAGGAACGACCGCACGCACCGGCACGCCCGGTCCGGGTCGGGAATGCGGCCCTCCTGGGCCTCGCGGTACGCTACCTCCAGGGCGTCGAGGGTCTCCTGGTAGGTCCGGAAGCCCCGCTGCCAGGCCGTCCCCTGGTCGACCCGCCTCGTGCGCACGTGGGTGCTGCGCCACGGCTGCGGCCCGGTGGACGTCAGCCACGCCAGGAACCGTCCCACCTCGGCCGCGGTGGCGCCCGGTCCGATCTCCACGGCCTCCACCTCCCGGGAGTCGAACCACCGCACCATGTCCGCCGCGAACCCGTCGTCGGGGAGCAGGGGAACCCCCCCCACCAGGAAGTGGGACGCCGTCTTGGCCAGCAGCAGCGGGGCCCCGCGTTCGAGGGCCGGCCCGAGCGCCCGTTCCAGCGCCTGGAGGGCCCGGGTCACCGCGACGTGGCCCGGGGGGTACAGCAGCTGGACCTTGGCGAGACCCACCAGGGACCTCAGGAGGCCCTCGGCCGCGGGCTGGGGAAGGGGAGGGGGGGTCACGGCTCCGAGCCTCCGTCCCGGGCCGCGGCCAGGGCCCGCCGGGCCACGGCTCGCAGTTCGGGTTCCGGCCCGTCGACGAAGGCCGACAGGACCTCGAGGGCCTCCTCG
This is a stretch of genomic DNA from Deferrisoma camini S3R1. It encodes these proteins:
- a CDS encoding HD-GYP domain-containing protein → MTPPPLPQPAAEGLLRSLVGLAKVQLLYPPGHVAVTRALQALERALGPALERGAPLLLAKTASHFLVGGVPLLPDDGFAADMVRWFDSREVEAVEIGPGATAAEVGRFLAWLTSTGPQPWRSTHVRTRRVDQGTAWQRGFRTYQETLDALEVAYREAQEGRIPDPDRACRCVRSFLEILDEDPGVAKGLALLKSYDRYTFHHSVNVCLLALSLGQHLELPPDTLEVLGVGALLHDIGKTRTPPEIVRKPGRLNEGEWAAMRRHPTLGREILEAMAGIPTTADRLVYEHHMLYDGGGYPERPAGYRPAELSSLVTVVDAFDAMTTHRPYSRPLSLPEAVAQVLWQAGKSFDPQAAEVFRQVVGTVPVGSAVRLASGEVGVVTRLAGDGEIGEVRVVVDPTGRRLPPEEQPLRVVTGREVLRWVDPLVHGINPHEVLSRRP
- a CDS encoding HEAT repeat domain-containing protein, translated to MTSRRRALLALLRDDDADVRRTAAEALDRLDLLEGLPQALRAMASAEPGEWVGLLRGLEGVRDEAALRFSVRALGHDDEGVRLAALGVLEAHRDWRITPRVVERLSDPSPLVRARAAEVLGSLGDRRGGPALEHLLDDPDPEVRRAAVQALGLLGHRPAEPRVVAMARDPAAPVRAAAADALGRLGVTADATGPRGG
- the pal gene encoding peptidoglycan-associated lipoprotein Pal gives rise to the protein MRPKTLRWAVVGMLLAALVVGGCAKKQVRQGGEETPKVTVTPEKPTPPPAAKVVEKPQEAPPQPSEPPPGETGAVEPAPKEPVKGAGLARETTPGLERIHFDFDKAVIRPDAQEILRRNAEFLKANPGVRIRIEGHCDERGTTEYNLALGERRAKAAFQYLMDLGVDPNRMSVVSYGEAVPLDPGHNEEAWAKNRRAEFVEVEQ
- the ybgF gene encoding tol-pal system protein YbgF — protein: MGRTAAAVLPALILAGGCAQLPTRADQVRQEQRIASLEERLLRLERAVDEARAAPAQSSVPDYGPRLAQLGQQVEALDEQVRQLLGRVDALERRPQPKGDTSRVEALERRVQEIATRLAAVEARPAAPAPPAGKQAEPPSPRPAATPAPPAAPKATAQDLYDRAYALYKQGKHAEAREAFQRFISLYPKTDLTDNAYFWIGESYYDQRQYEKAILAYDKVVQEFPRGDKVPSALLKQAFAFDAIGDPVDARILLKKLLREHPSSEQAAIARRKLEMLGE
- the tolB gene encoding Tol-Pal system beta propeller repeat protein TolB, whose translation is MFTVPAFSRLRQGSVWGVLGLVVALALPARAKVYIDINAPALRPIPVAIPVLRKEAGVSGEPHRVVAEVLRWDLGFAGLFDVVDPRAYLEDPQRAPLQPDAAGFADWMAVGAELLVKGRVAAAETGVAVDLWAYDVLRRRFLLGRHYEGPSEAVRSMAHRFANTLLEEFTGTPGPFGTRIAYVAGAGRAKELALVDMDGAGPVRLTRTGSLNLNPSWARDGKYLYYTSYVLGGPDLYLLDLSLGRSWVVSRREGIDLGGKDSPDGKEILVTLSDKGNPEIYRMDKASHRLVRLTRSRAIDVAPAWSPDGRQIAFVSDRMGNPHIFVMNRDGGDVRRLTFAGTHNGDPDWSPRGDWIAYTGKDERGVFQVFLVDPQGRETRQLTFGPRDTYDPSWSPDGRFLAVTSNREGEKAVYVFRVGGQEFRRITPRGEVAEQPAWGPVLP